In Gammaproteobacteria bacterium, the following proteins share a genomic window:
- a CDS encoding DUF3575 domain-containing protein — MANYPLLTPATVSAQSGDWNVRTSPLSDLFGIYNVELDYAVNQNWALGPMYNRFDFEYSDTTIDSSMWGVRVNYYLKNALEGGWVGSLSAGYGTVDITRPGTVSGVPVEFSTSTSVRVYTALFSYQAMWDSFNMMFGLGASYFSMPETVVGTYGVDALTIDTGFISGIVPNAEFSMGWRF; from the coding sequence GTGGCTAACTATCCCCTTCTCACGCCGGCGACGGTATCTGCACAGTCCGGTGACTGGAATGTACGTACCTCACCCTTGAGCGATTTATTTGGTATTTATAACGTGGAACTGGATTATGCCGTCAATCAGAATTGGGCGTTGGGACCCATGTATAACCGTTTTGATTTTGAGTATTCGGATACAACCATAGACAGTAGCATGTGGGGTGTTCGCGTTAACTATTATTTGAAAAATGCATTGGAAGGCGGATGGGTAGGCAGTTTGTCGGCCGGTTACGGCACTGTGGATATTACCAGGCCGGGTACGGTTAGCGGAGTGCCGGTGGAATTTTCCACCAGTACTAGTGTGCGTGTGTATACGGCTCTATTTTCTTATCAGGCTATGTGGGATTCTTTTAATATGATGTTCGGTTTGGGGGCGTCGTATTTTTCCATGCCGGAAACGGTGGTGGGCACCTATGGCGTTGATGCGTTAACCATCGATACGGGTTTTATCAGCGGTATAGTACCCAACGCTGAGTTTAGCATGGGATGGCGTTTCTAG
- a CDS encoding fibronectin type III domain-containing protein, whose product MKNLLLLFLLLTLSACGGSENSAQQQTPQDEQAPVFNGISIATTQNASSIKLEWSAAQDDRTDSANLVYLIYVAETASSQDFSRASHQSLAGALTYTVDGLEADRTYYFVVRARDTAGNTDANTVEASATTLSPPADTVPPTFSGISSANSTLAGIELRWAAANDNQSASQAIRYAIYIAQASGTHDFSNPDVTALAGSVSYTLTGLAPGNTYYFVVRAMDEAGNLDTNTVEAQVNIPQAPDTRPPVFAGIVSASGSVDGILLRWNAASDNESPSVSIAYDIYVSTSSGAQNYSNPNYSSVAGSTSYQVTDLPVGQIFYFVVRARDGTGNRDNNSVERSAKIPDVTAPQFAGLQSATPTGIHSIDLEWRTASDNVSAGADLVYDVYIATTSRTQNFSTASYTSTPGATSLRIDGLNEATRYYFVVRARDESGNRDSNTVEVTTTTLDATPPVFQGITDAFSIGRNSIELSWRPALDNNDGQQVLYDIYMSTNSGGQDFTTPSYTTEVGITFFFVTGLNHSTTYYFVVRARDNSGNRENNTVEHSVTTEDGTAPLFSGLARATVVSSSQIDLSWNPASDNVSSAGQIIYEIYMSVGSEPINYNSQSTATSPGMQTFSVNGLIQNTQYNFSVRARDDAGNLDSNTIQLSATTLDATPPVFTGLQGTTVINGSTVELNWIAAVDNLSESVNLVYDIFLAATSGEQDFSTPDFTTAPGVTTFQATGLNDSRTYFFVVRARDEAGNRDLNTVELSVTTPDETSPIFSGVSRVIARSSREIYLTWSAASDNVSAGNTIVYNIYMSTVSGGQDFSTPNYSVTTLDKLITGLDDYTNYYFVVRAKDQAGNLDGNLNERSTRTPDGTAPTFAGLASATAVSASEILLSWEPASDNVTTSENIIYEIYHSSIHLSIPDYTSPRGATSFLVSGLSDFRTYYFVVRARDEHGLNDGNSISMGATTIDGTSPQFSGLNSVYTVSNSELRLNWSDAIDNGTNAANMVYDIYASTTSGGQDFTTPNYSVTGATSYIIGGLQESGRYFYVVRARDLEGNQDTNTVELRGIPEITPPSFSGLSTISSSGTQIQLSWPAANDNSSLSGNIRYHIYVSETAGTQNFNEPPHYITHPGVTHYTLYNMAGGRTYYVTVRARDEARNVDTNQVELSASIPITYGRYVVTSNPGTKILSSYWLDNDSGRLKLIDQFQMDNTPIGLAIHPNGQYAYVAISEGGKFRYDLSNGRLDEVYRGFSFNPTTGIAMHPSGRFIYSVSSRGSSNNVVSGASIDPVSGSTSGINSVTVGNFARHAAMHPSGKYLYSINREIDTRLPTISQFSIDQTTGALTPMVPGVVPAIATGKPTVDPSGRWLFIQYSSEYYSIGPDGSLEPAPQPLPGRFYGVNKGPSGKYVYIALSEPEVADTTTGQYSIDEEGNIRKLMSIEAFGSSGIVVDPLGSYMYGFSVMVHQMLVNADGSLSQNAPHVIRYDESSGASGWSSDMDMGIGNVPAAPVGGIAFVANQGSGDISQFIFGADGMLQPNTPATVSLGPNNPSPKIIALNHTGKRAYINRHSGSVELFDIDLTGNLILRNQGAISVGGGPRAIATNNAGDYLFAANMQNGYVVTFNEDPVDGLVRIPIAITNTGSGPYDSVMHPTGQYYYVTNQFSANLNQYTVDRTHNFVIPVLEPMRPATVATGSYPLSIAIHPSGNYAYVSNRRSDNVSQFNVTPTGSLVPMSIATVTTELDPNAIAVHPTGHYAYVVNETSNTVSQYNVQADGSLTPMTTATVPTGINPTHIHAEASGNYIYVTNKTSNTVSQYTVGIDGGLNPMSTPSVRTGTQPVYFNSFVTYQ is encoded by the coding sequence ATGAAAAACCTGCTGCTGTTGTTTTTGTTGCTCACCCTAAGCGCTTGCGGTGGATCTGAGAATTCCGCGCAACAACAAACTCCCCAGGATGAACAAGCACCCGTTTTCAATGGTATAAGCATCGCCACAACCCAAAACGCATCAAGCATTAAGCTGGAATGGTCAGCCGCCCAGGATGACAGAACCGATTCTGCCAATCTGGTTTACTTAATCTATGTCGCCGAAACAGCTTCCAGTCAGGATTTCTCCCGCGCCAGTCATCAAAGCCTGGCAGGCGCTTTAACTTACACAGTGGATGGGCTGGAAGCCGATAGAACCTATTACTTCGTAGTAAGAGCACGCGATACAGCAGGAAATACAGACGCCAATACCGTTGAGGCTTCCGCCACCACCCTGTCACCGCCTGCCGATACTGTCCCCCCCACTTTCAGCGGGATTAGTTCCGCAAACAGCACTTTGGCCGGCATCGAGCTACGTTGGGCCGCTGCCAACGACAATCAATCAGCTTCGCAGGCTATACGCTATGCAATTTACATCGCACAGGCATCCGGTACACACGATTTCTCAAACCCGGATGTTACCGCTCTGGCGGGTTCTGTTTCTTACACGCTTACAGGTTTAGCACCCGGCAATACATACTATTTCGTTGTCAGAGCGATGGACGAAGCAGGCAACCTGGATACCAATACTGTTGAAGCGCAAGTCAACATTCCACAGGCACCCGACACCCGGCCTCCCGTTTTTGCAGGTATTGTTTCCGCCTCCGGTTCGGTTGACGGAATTTTATTGCGCTGGAACGCCGCCTCCGACAATGAATCCCCATCTGTCAGCATTGCATATGATATTTATGTATCCACATCATCCGGGGCTCAGAACTACTCCAACCCCAATTATTCCAGTGTGGCAGGCTCTACCAGCTATCAGGTGACAGACTTACCGGTTGGTCAAATCTTCTATTTTGTCGTCCGCGCCCGTGATGGCACGGGTAATAGAGACAACAATTCGGTTGAACGTTCGGCCAAAATACCCGATGTAACTGCACCACAATTTGCCGGACTCCAATCCGCAACACCAACGGGAATCCATAGCATCGATTTAGAGTGGCGGACTGCCAGTGATAATGTTAGTGCCGGTGCTGACTTGGTTTACGATGTATACATTGCGACGACTTCGCGGACACAAAATTTCAGCACCGCTTCCTACACAAGTACACCCGGTGCTACGAGTTTACGTATTGATGGCTTAAATGAAGCTACCCGCTACTATTTTGTGGTCCGAGCCCGAGACGAAAGCGGAAACCGGGATAGCAATACAGTGGAAGTTACTACCACCACCCTTGATGCAACTCCTCCGGTTTTTCAAGGAATAACTGACGCCTTCTCCATAGGTAGAAATAGTATTGAATTGAGTTGGCGACCGGCGTTGGATAACAACGATGGACAACAGGTCCTCTATGATATTTACATGTCTACCAACAGCGGCGGGCAGGACTTTACTACACCTTCTTACACTACTGAGGTGGGCATTACATTCTTTTTTGTTACCGGGTTAAACCATTCTACGACTTACTATTTTGTTGTTCGGGCTCGAGACAACTCCGGTAACCGGGAAAACAATACCGTAGAGCATTCCGTTACCACCGAAGACGGTACTGCCCCGTTGTTTTCAGGATTAGCCCGAGCAACAGTCGTATCCTCGTCACAAATAGATCTTTCGTGGAACCCGGCAAGCGATAATGTTTCATCCGCCGGCCAGATCATTTATGAAATTTATATGTCGGTGGGATCGGAACCCATAAATTATAATAGTCAGAGCACAGCCACTTCTCCGGGCATGCAAACTTTTTCTGTAAATGGATTGATACAAAACACGCAATATAATTTTAGCGTGCGAGCGCGCGATGACGCCGGTAATTTGGATTCCAATACAATACAACTCAGTGCCACCACACTTGATGCTACACCACCTGTTTTCACCGGACTGCAAGGTACAACTGTTATAAATGGCAGCACGGTGGAATTGAATTGGATTGCTGCTGTTGATAACCTCAGTGAGTCGGTAAATCTGGTTTATGACATTTTCCTTGCCGCTACCTCTGGTGAACAGGATTTCTCAACGCCGGACTTCACCACTGCCCCCGGTGTGACAACGTTTCAAGCCACTGGCTTGAATGACAGCAGAACATACTTTTTCGTAGTCCGGGCCAGGGATGAGGCAGGAAATCGCGATCTCAATACCGTTGAGCTCAGCGTCACCACACCCGATGAAACCTCGCCGATTTTTTCCGGCGTAAGCAGAGTTATTGCAAGAAGCTCAAGAGAAATATACCTGACCTGGTCCGCGGCAAGCGACAACGTATCCGCCGGCAATACCATAGTATACAATATTTATATGTCTACCGTTTCCGGAGGTCAGGATTTCAGTACTCCAAACTATTCCGTTACCACACTCGATAAACTTATAACCGGGTTAGACGACTATACAAATTACTATTTTGTAGTACGTGCAAAAGACCAAGCCGGTAATTTAGACGGTAATCTCAACGAAAGAAGCACAAGAACCCCAGACGGCACCGCCCCTACTTTTGCAGGACTGGCGTCCGCCACCGCAGTTAGCGCCAGTGAAATACTCCTTAGCTGGGAACCTGCCAGTGACAATGTCACTACTTCCGAAAACATAATTTATGAAATCTACCATTCTTCAATCCATTTGAGCATCCCCGACTACACAAGCCCCAGAGGAGCGACTAGTTTTCTGGTTAGTGGTCTTTCTGACTTTAGAACTTATTATTTCGTCGTTCGTGCCCGAGACGAGCATGGGTTGAATGATGGTAATAGTATTAGCATGGGTGCCACCACCATAGACGGAACCTCACCTCAGTTCAGCGGTTTAAATTCAGTTTACACTGTCTCCAACAGTGAATTGAGATTAAACTGGAGCGATGCCATCGACAACGGCACCAATGCGGCAAACATGGTATATGACATCTATGCGTCCACAACCTCCGGTGGACAGGACTTTACCACCCCCAACTACAGCGTGACGGGCGCCACCAGTTATATCATAGGAGGTTTACAGGAAAGTGGTCGATACTTTTATGTAGTACGCGCACGTGACCTGGAAGGCAACCAAGACACAAATACAGTAGAATTACGTGGTATTCCTGAGATTACACCACCGAGTTTTAGCGGTTTGAGCACAATCAGCAGCAGCGGCACACAAATTCAGTTAAGTTGGCCCGCGGCCAACGATAACAGCAGTCTCTCGGGTAATATTCGTTATCATATTTATGTCTCGGAGACCGCCGGAACCCAGAACTTTAACGAACCACCGCACTATATTACCCATCCGGGCGTTACTCATTACACCCTATACAATATGGCAGGAGGACGTACATACTATGTAACAGTCAGGGCTCGTGACGAAGCGAGAAACGTAGACACCAATCAGGTGGAATTGTCAGCCAGTATTCCCATCACATATGGCCGCTATGTAGTTACCTCCAATCCCGGAACTAAAATTCTTTCCAGTTATTGGCTGGATAACGATTCCGGGCGTTTGAAGTTAATAGACCAGTTTCAGATGGACAATACCCCTATCGGATTGGCCATACACCCTAACGGACAGTATGCCTATGTTGCCATTAGCGAAGGTGGTAAATTCCGATATGATCTGAGCAATGGGCGTCTGGACGAAGTTTATCGTGGATTTTCGTTTAACCCCACAACCGGAATAGCCATGCACCCCTCCGGCCGTTTTATTTATTCCGTAAGCAGTAGAGGTTCCAGCAATAACGTCGTAAGCGGGGCCTCCATCGATCCGGTCAGCGGTAGCACCTCAGGAATCAATTCAGTAACGGTAGGCAACTTTGCCCGTCATGCCGCCATGCACCCATCCGGAAAATATCTGTACTCCATCAATCGTGAAATTGATACTCGTCTTCCTACCATTTCTCAATTTTCTATTGACCAAACCACGGGAGCATTAACACCCATGGTTCCCGGTGTAGTACCGGCTATTGCTACAGGAAAACCGACGGTAGACCCATCGGGGCGATGGTTGTTTATTCAATATTCTTCTGAATATTATTCGATCGGCCCGGATGGCTCCCTGGAACCTGCGCCTCAACCTCTACCGGGTCGTTTCTATGGTGTTAATAAGGGTCCATCAGGTAAATATGTCTATATTGCCTTGTCTGAACCGGAAGTCGCAGATACCACAACCGGACAATACAGCATCGACGAAGAAGGTAATATAAGAAAGCTTATGTCCATCGAGGCTTTTGGAAGCAGTGGTATTGTAGTCGACCCGTTGGGCAGCTACATGTATGGATTCAGTGTCATGGTACACCAAATGCTGGTAAATGCGGATGGCAGCCTGTCGCAAAACGCTCCCCATGTTATACGTTACGATGAATCCTCAGGCGCGTCCGGTTGGAGTAGTGATATGGACATGGGAATTGGTAATGTTCCGGCCGCACCCGTTGGCGGTATTGCATTTGTCGCCAATCAAGGCTCCGGTGATATCTCACAGTTCATTTTCGGTGCCGATGGAATGCTGCAACCCAATACTCCGGCAACTGTATCATTGGGACCAAATAATCCCAGTCCGAAAATAATTGCCCTGAATCATACCGGTAAACGCGCCTACATCAACCGGCATTCCGGTTCCGTTGAGCTTTTCGATATAGACCTTACGGGTAATTTAATTCTCAGAAATCAAGGTGCCATTTCGGTTGGGGGCGGTCCCAGAGCCATCGCCACAAATAATGCCGGTGACTATCTTTTTGCTGCCAATATGCAAAATGGTTATGTAGTCACCTTTAATGAAGACCCCGTAGATGGTTTAGTACGCATTCCTATCGCCATCACCAACACCGGTAGTGGGCCATATGACTCGGTTATGCATCCTACCGGCCAATATTATTACGTGACTAATCAATTTAGCGCCAACTTAAATCAGTACACAGTCGACCGAACTCACAATTTTGTCATTCCTGTCCTGGAGCCTATGAGACCTGCAACGGTAGCGACAGGGTCATACCCCTTATCCATTGCCATCCATCCTTCCGGGAATTACGCATATGTCAGCAACCGGCGCAGTGATAATGTGTCGCAATTTAATGTTACCCCTACCGGTTCACTGGTACCTATGTCGATTGCTACTGTAACTACCGAATTGGACCCAAATGCGATAGCAGTTCACCCAACAGGCCATTACGCTTACGTCGTCAACGAAACCAGCAATACAGTATCGCAATACAATGTACAAGCAGACGGTAGCCTTACACCCATGACAACCGCCACAGTGCCCACGGGAATAAATCCCACCCACATACATGCGGAAGCTTCCGGGAATTATATTTATGTTACCAACAAAACCAGCAACACGGTATCGCAATACACCGTAGGGATCGATGGCGGCCTTAATCCCATGAGCACTCCCAGCGTGAGGACAGGCACACAACCGGTGTATTTTAATAGCTTCGTCACCTACCAATAA
- a CDS encoding VOC family protein, which translates to MNRPTHFELTAEDPEKLAGFYSQVFGWQISKWEGPVDYWLVSTGNDADKGINGAIMGRNNVQQPVVNTIEVSSLDETFATVTSNGGNKVTEPMEIPGVGTFAYCVDPGGTLFGILQPA; encoded by the coding sequence ATGAATAGACCAACACATTTTGAACTTACTGCTGAAGATCCGGAAAAACTAGCCGGTTTTTATAGCCAGGTATTTGGATGGCAAATCAGCAAATGGGAGGGGCCGGTAGATTATTGGCTCGTATCCACCGGAAATGATGCTGACAAAGGCATTAATGGCGCTATTATGGGCCGTAACAATGTTCAGCAACCGGTTGTAAACACGATTGAAGTAAGTTCTCTTGACGAGACATTTGCCACAGTGACCAGCAACGGCGGTAACAAAGTAACTGAACCGATGGAAATACCGGGCGTTGGTACCTTTGCCTATTGTGTTGATCCTGGCGGTACTTTGTTCGGAATATTACAACCGGCCTAA